Proteins from a genomic interval of Diprion similis isolate iyDipSimi1 chromosome 10, iyDipSimi1.1, whole genome shotgun sequence:
- the LOC124411856 gene encoding glycerol-3-phosphate acyltransferase 4 isoform X2, producing the protein MALLWSVVSVGFSLLLTPFLMFLLAVLFLASIGKSLGVRRLYVKLLLAIFEFGRQNIEKVRKNNRNWEPDESEDESGASEDTGNDTSANFPRNYKKYNATEKKQNGVLGNSVIARSKDLIMVPEPEMNNKNHINHDNHSHSYGNTLEVNGNKESSLPREDSFEMLKREFDTSTCLDYIRAGVEAIIEDEVTSRFEAEELKNWNLLTRTNRHYEFISWKLTVIWMFGFLMRYCFLLPLRILICFIGAVWLVATTFIVGFMPDGVIKRWLSEHASLIAFRIFVRSVSGVITVHNPEYMPKGGGVCVANHTSTIDVGILSAQTTFSLVMWLTACTAVVGYVPEGRFKRWLNHRVSIMCFSVLSSALSSVIHYHNTENRPLRGICVANHTSPIDVLVLMRDNSYSLIGQRHGGFLGILQRALARASPHIWFERSEVKDREAVTKRLKKHVSDPSNPPILIFPEGTCINNTSVMQFKKGSFEVGGVIYPVAIKYDPKFGDAFWNSSKYSMIQYLYMMMSSWAIVCDVWYLPPMYRQDGESAIDFANRVKAVIARQGGLVDLQWDGQLKRIKPKKAWREKQQEEFSKRIKFD; encoded by the exons ATGGCGTTATTGTGGTCGGTGGTGTCGGTGGGTTTCTCGCTGCTGTTGACgccgtttttgatgtttctACTGGCAGTCCTATTTTTGGCATCGATTGGAAAGTCACTAGGTGTCAGGAGGCTCTACGTTAAATTGTTGCTAGCAATTTTCGAG TTTGGaagacaaaatattgaaaaagtaaggaaaaacAACAGAAATTGGGAACCCGATGAAAGCGAGGATGAAAGCGGAGCCTCAGAAGATACTGGAAACGATACATCTGCTAATTTTCCCAGAAATTACAAAAAGTACAATGCGACGGAGAAGAAACAGAATGGAGTACTTGGAAATTCGGTGATCGCCAGGTCGAAAGACCTAATTATGGTTCCAGAACCAGaaatgaataacaaaaatcaCATCAATCATGATAATCACAGtcattcttatggaaatacaCTGGAAGTGAACGGTAACAAAGAG agTAGCTTACCTAGAGAAGACTCATTCGAGATGTTGAAACGAGAATTCGACACATCGACCTGTCTGGATTACATCAGGGCTGGCGTCGAAGCGATTATTGAAGATGAAGTAACGTCCAGGTTCGAGGCCGAAGAACTTAAG AATTGGAATCTCTTAACGAGAACCAATAGACACTACGAATTCATCTCTTGGAAGTTGACAGTCATATGGATGTTTGGCTTCCTGATGCGATACTGCTTCCTTCTCCCTTTAAGGATACTCATCTGTTTCATTGGG GCAGTGTGGCTGGTAGCGACGACATTTATTGTTGGCTTTATGCCGGACGGAGTGATAAAACGTTGGCTAAGTGAACACGCTTCCTTGATAGCGTTCAGAATTTTTGTACGTTCTGTATCCGGCGTTATAACCGTACACAATCCAGAGTATATGCCGAAAGGAGGAGGAGTATGCGTTGCAAATCATACGTCAACGATAGATGTTGGAATATTGTCTGCTCAGACAACATTTTCGTTG GTGATGTGGCTGACGGCGTGTACAGCGGTTGTGGGATATGTGCCAGAAGGTAGATTCAAAAGATGGCTGAACCACAGAGTATCAATAATGTGCTTCAGCGTACTATCCAGTGCGCTTTCCTCAGTTATCCACTACCACAACACTGAGAACCGACCACTGAGGGGTATTTGTGTCGCCAATCACACATCACCTATTGACGTGCTTGTTCTCATGCGCGATAACTCTTATTCTTTG ATAGGTCAACGACATGGCGGGTTTTTAGGGATTCTTCAACGTGCTCTTGCTCGAGCTTCCCCTCATATTTGGTTTGAAAGATCAGAAGTTAAAGACAGAGAAGCTGTTACAAAAAG gTTAAAGAAGCATGTCTCAGATCCTTCGAATCCACCGATATTGATATTTCCTGAAGGAACCTGTATTAATAACACTTCTGTAATGCAGTTCAAAAAAGGTAGCTTTGAAGTAGGAGGTGTAATATACCCTGTTGCCATAAAG tACGATCCAAAGTTTGGTGATGCTTTTTGGAACAGTAGCAAATATTCAATGATCCAGTATTTATACATGATGATGAGTAGCTGGGCGATAGTCTGTGATGTTTGGTACTTGCCACCCATGTACAGACAGGATGGAGAGAGTGCTATTGACTTTGCTAACAGAGTTAAAGCTGTAATCGCCAGGCAGGGCGGACTTGTCGATCTCCAATG GGATGGTCAGCTGAAAAGAATAAAGCCAAAGAAAGCATGGAGGGAAAAGCAGCAAGAAGAATTTAgtaaacgaataaaatttgattaa
- the LOC124411856 gene encoding glycerol-3-phosphate acyltransferase 3 isoform X3: MALLWSVVSVGFSLLLTPFLMFLLAVLFLASIGKSLGVRRLYVKLLLAIFEFGRQNIEKVRKNNRNWEPDESEDESGASEDTGNDTSANFPRNYKKYNATEKKQNGVLGNSVIARSKDLIMVPEPEMNNKNHINHDNHSHSYGNTLEVNGNKESSLPREDSFEMLKREFDTSTCLDYIRAGVEAIIEDEVTSRFEAEELKVNWNLLTRTNRHYEFISWKLTVIWMFGFLMRYCFLLPLRILICFIGAVWLVATTFIVGFMPDGVIKRWLSEHASLIAFRIFVRSVSGVITVHNPEYMPKGGGVCVANHTSTIDVGILSAQTTFSLIGQRHGGFLGILQRALARASPHIWFERSEVKDREAVTKRLKKHVSDPSNPPILIFPEGTCINNTSVMQFKKGSFEVGGVIYPVAIKYDPKFGDAFWNSSKYSMIQYLYMMMSSWAIVCDVWYLPPMYRQDGESAIDFANRVKAVIARQGGLVDLQWDGQLKRIKPKKAWREKQQEEFSKRIKFD; the protein is encoded by the exons ATGGCGTTATTGTGGTCGGTGGTGTCGGTGGGTTTCTCGCTGCTGTTGACgccgtttttgatgtttctACTGGCAGTCCTATTTTTGGCATCGATTGGAAAGTCACTAGGTGTCAGGAGGCTCTACGTTAAATTGTTGCTAGCAATTTTCGAG TTTGGaagacaaaatattgaaaaagtaaggaaaaacAACAGAAATTGGGAACCCGATGAAAGCGAGGATGAAAGCGGAGCCTCAGAAGATACTGGAAACGATACATCTGCTAATTTTCCCAGAAATTACAAAAAGTACAATGCGACGGAGAAGAAACAGAATGGAGTACTTGGAAATTCGGTGATCGCCAGGTCGAAAGACCTAATTATGGTTCCAGAACCAGaaatgaataacaaaaatcaCATCAATCATGATAATCACAGtcattcttatggaaatacaCTGGAAGTGAACGGTAACAAAGAG agTAGCTTACCTAGAGAAGACTCATTCGAGATGTTGAAACGAGAATTCGACACATCGACCTGTCTGGATTACATCAGGGCTGGCGTCGAAGCGATTATTGAAGATGAAGTAACGTCCAGGTTCGAGGCCGAAGAACTTAAGGTG AATTGGAATCTCTTAACGAGAACCAATAGACACTACGAATTCATCTCTTGGAAGTTGACAGTCATATGGATGTTTGGCTTCCTGATGCGATACTGCTTCCTTCTCCCTTTAAGGATACTCATCTGTTTCATTGGG GCAGTGTGGCTGGTAGCGACGACATTTATTGTTGGCTTTATGCCGGACGGAGTGATAAAACGTTGGCTAAGTGAACACGCTTCCTTGATAGCGTTCAGAATTTTTGTACGTTCTGTATCCGGCGTTATAACCGTACACAATCCAGAGTATATGCCGAAAGGAGGAGGAGTATGCGTTGCAAATCATACGTCAACGATAGATGTTGGAATATTGTCTGCTCAGACAACATTTTCGTTG ATAGGTCAACGACATGGCGGGTTTTTAGGGATTCTTCAACGTGCTCTTGCTCGAGCTTCCCCTCATATTTGGTTTGAAAGATCAGAAGTTAAAGACAGAGAAGCTGTTACAAAAAG gTTAAAGAAGCATGTCTCAGATCCTTCGAATCCACCGATATTGATATTTCCTGAAGGAACCTGTATTAATAACACTTCTGTAATGCAGTTCAAAAAAGGTAGCTTTGAAGTAGGAGGTGTAATATACCCTGTTGCCATAAAG tACGATCCAAAGTTTGGTGATGCTTTTTGGAACAGTAGCAAATATTCAATGATCCAGTATTTATACATGATGATGAGTAGCTGGGCGATAGTCTGTGATGTTTGGTACTTGCCACCCATGTACAGACAGGATGGAGAGAGTGCTATTGACTTTGCTAACAGAGTTAAAGCTGTAATCGCCAGGCAGGGCGGACTTGTCGATCTCCAATG GGATGGTCAGCTGAAAAGAATAAAGCCAAAGAAAGCATGGAGGGAAAAGCAGCAAGAAGAATTTAgtaaacgaataaaatttgattaa
- the LOC124411856 gene encoding glycerol-3-phosphate acyltransferase 4 isoform X1, with the protein MALLWSVVSVGFSLLLTPFLMFLLAVLFLASIGKSLGVRRLYVKLLLAIFEFGRQNIEKVRKNNRNWEPDESEDESGASEDTGNDTSANFPRNYKKYNATEKKQNGVLGNSVIARSKDLIMVPEPEMNNKNHINHDNHSHSYGNTLEVNGNKESSLPREDSFEMLKREFDTSTCLDYIRAGVEAIIEDEVTSRFEAEELKVNWNLLTRTNRHYEFISWKLTVIWMFGFLMRYCFLLPLRILICFIGAVWLVATTFIVGFMPDGVIKRWLSEHASLIAFRIFVRSVSGVITVHNPEYMPKGGGVCVANHTSTIDVGILSAQTTFSLVMWLTACTAVVGYVPEGRFKRWLNHRVSIMCFSVLSSALSSVIHYHNTENRPLRGICVANHTSPIDVLVLMRDNSYSLIGQRHGGFLGILQRALARASPHIWFERSEVKDREAVTKRLKKHVSDPSNPPILIFPEGTCINNTSVMQFKKGSFEVGGVIYPVAIKYDPKFGDAFWNSSKYSMIQYLYMMMSSWAIVCDVWYLPPMYRQDGESAIDFANRVKAVIARQGGLVDLQWDGQLKRIKPKKAWREKQQEEFSKRIKFD; encoded by the exons ATGGCGTTATTGTGGTCGGTGGTGTCGGTGGGTTTCTCGCTGCTGTTGACgccgtttttgatgtttctACTGGCAGTCCTATTTTTGGCATCGATTGGAAAGTCACTAGGTGTCAGGAGGCTCTACGTTAAATTGTTGCTAGCAATTTTCGAG TTTGGaagacaaaatattgaaaaagtaaggaaaaacAACAGAAATTGGGAACCCGATGAAAGCGAGGATGAAAGCGGAGCCTCAGAAGATACTGGAAACGATACATCTGCTAATTTTCCCAGAAATTACAAAAAGTACAATGCGACGGAGAAGAAACAGAATGGAGTACTTGGAAATTCGGTGATCGCCAGGTCGAAAGACCTAATTATGGTTCCAGAACCAGaaatgaataacaaaaatcaCATCAATCATGATAATCACAGtcattcttatggaaatacaCTGGAAGTGAACGGTAACAAAGAG agTAGCTTACCTAGAGAAGACTCATTCGAGATGTTGAAACGAGAATTCGACACATCGACCTGTCTGGATTACATCAGGGCTGGCGTCGAAGCGATTATTGAAGATGAAGTAACGTCCAGGTTCGAGGCCGAAGAACTTAAGGTG AATTGGAATCTCTTAACGAGAACCAATAGACACTACGAATTCATCTCTTGGAAGTTGACAGTCATATGGATGTTTGGCTTCCTGATGCGATACTGCTTCCTTCTCCCTTTAAGGATACTCATCTGTTTCATTGGG GCAGTGTGGCTGGTAGCGACGACATTTATTGTTGGCTTTATGCCGGACGGAGTGATAAAACGTTGGCTAAGTGAACACGCTTCCTTGATAGCGTTCAGAATTTTTGTACGTTCTGTATCCGGCGTTATAACCGTACACAATCCAGAGTATATGCCGAAAGGAGGAGGAGTATGCGTTGCAAATCATACGTCAACGATAGATGTTGGAATATTGTCTGCTCAGACAACATTTTCGTTG GTGATGTGGCTGACGGCGTGTACAGCGGTTGTGGGATATGTGCCAGAAGGTAGATTCAAAAGATGGCTGAACCACAGAGTATCAATAATGTGCTTCAGCGTACTATCCAGTGCGCTTTCCTCAGTTATCCACTACCACAACACTGAGAACCGACCACTGAGGGGTATTTGTGTCGCCAATCACACATCACCTATTGACGTGCTTGTTCTCATGCGCGATAACTCTTATTCTTTG ATAGGTCAACGACATGGCGGGTTTTTAGGGATTCTTCAACGTGCTCTTGCTCGAGCTTCCCCTCATATTTGGTTTGAAAGATCAGAAGTTAAAGACAGAGAAGCTGTTACAAAAAG gTTAAAGAAGCATGTCTCAGATCCTTCGAATCCACCGATATTGATATTTCCTGAAGGAACCTGTATTAATAACACTTCTGTAATGCAGTTCAAAAAAGGTAGCTTTGAAGTAGGAGGTGTAATATACCCTGTTGCCATAAAG tACGATCCAAAGTTTGGTGATGCTTTTTGGAACAGTAGCAAATATTCAATGATCCAGTATTTATACATGATGATGAGTAGCTGGGCGATAGTCTGTGATGTTTGGTACTTGCCACCCATGTACAGACAGGATGGAGAGAGTGCTATTGACTTTGCTAACAGAGTTAAAGCTGTAATCGCCAGGCAGGGCGGACTTGTCGATCTCCAATG GGATGGTCAGCTGAAAAGAATAAAGCCAAAGAAAGCATGGAGGGAAAAGCAGCAAGAAGAATTTAgtaaacgaataaaatttgattaa
- the LOC124411856 gene encoding glycerol-3-phosphate acyltransferase 4 isoform X7: MALLWSVVSVGFSLLLTPFLMFLLAVLFLASIGKSLGVRRLYVKLLLAIFEFGRQNIEKVRKNNRNWEPDESEDESGASEDTGNDTSANFPRNYKKYNATEKKQNGVLGNSVIARSKDLIMVPEPEMNNKNHINHDNHSHSYGNTLEVNGNKESSLPREDSFEMLKREFDTSTCLDYIRAGVEAIIEDEVTSRFEAEELKNWNLLTRTNRHYEFISWKLTVIWMFGFLMRYCFLLPLRILICFIGIGQRHGGFLGILQRALARASPHIWFERSEVKDREAVTKRLKKHVSDPSNPPILIFPEGTCINNTSVMQFKKGSFEVGGVIYPVAIKYDPKFGDAFWNSSKYSMIQYLYMMMSSWAIVCDVWYLPPMYRQDGESAIDFANRVKAVIARQGGLVDLQWDGQLKRIKPKKAWREKQQEEFSKRIKFD, translated from the exons ATGGCGTTATTGTGGTCGGTGGTGTCGGTGGGTTTCTCGCTGCTGTTGACgccgtttttgatgtttctACTGGCAGTCCTATTTTTGGCATCGATTGGAAAGTCACTAGGTGTCAGGAGGCTCTACGTTAAATTGTTGCTAGCAATTTTCGAG TTTGGaagacaaaatattgaaaaagtaaggaaaaacAACAGAAATTGGGAACCCGATGAAAGCGAGGATGAAAGCGGAGCCTCAGAAGATACTGGAAACGATACATCTGCTAATTTTCCCAGAAATTACAAAAAGTACAATGCGACGGAGAAGAAACAGAATGGAGTACTTGGAAATTCGGTGATCGCCAGGTCGAAAGACCTAATTATGGTTCCAGAACCAGaaatgaataacaaaaatcaCATCAATCATGATAATCACAGtcattcttatggaaatacaCTGGAAGTGAACGGTAACAAAGAG agTAGCTTACCTAGAGAAGACTCATTCGAGATGTTGAAACGAGAATTCGACACATCGACCTGTCTGGATTACATCAGGGCTGGCGTCGAAGCGATTATTGAAGATGAAGTAACGTCCAGGTTCGAGGCCGAAGAACTTAAG AATTGGAATCTCTTAACGAGAACCAATAGACACTACGAATTCATCTCTTGGAAGTTGACAGTCATATGGATGTTTGGCTTCCTGATGCGATACTGCTTCCTTCTCCCTTTAAGGATACTCATCTGTTTCATTGGG ATAGGTCAACGACATGGCGGGTTTTTAGGGATTCTTCAACGTGCTCTTGCTCGAGCTTCCCCTCATATTTGGTTTGAAAGATCAGAAGTTAAAGACAGAGAAGCTGTTACAAAAAG gTTAAAGAAGCATGTCTCAGATCCTTCGAATCCACCGATATTGATATTTCCTGAAGGAACCTGTATTAATAACACTTCTGTAATGCAGTTCAAAAAAGGTAGCTTTGAAGTAGGAGGTGTAATATACCCTGTTGCCATAAAG tACGATCCAAAGTTTGGTGATGCTTTTTGGAACAGTAGCAAATATTCAATGATCCAGTATTTATACATGATGATGAGTAGCTGGGCGATAGTCTGTGATGTTTGGTACTTGCCACCCATGTACAGACAGGATGGAGAGAGTGCTATTGACTTTGCTAACAGAGTTAAAGCTGTAATCGCCAGGCAGGGCGGACTTGTCGATCTCCAATG GGATGGTCAGCTGAAAAGAATAAAGCCAAAGAAAGCATGGAGGGAAAAGCAGCAAGAAGAATTTAgtaaacgaataaaatttgattaa
- the LOC124411856 gene encoding glycerol-3-phosphate acyltransferase 3 isoform X6: protein MALLWSVVSVGFSLLLTPFLMFLLAVLFLASIGKSLGVRRLYVKLLLAIFEFGRQNIEKVRKNNRNWEPDESEDESGASEDTGNDTSANFPRNYKKYNATEKKQNGVLGNSVIARSKDLIMVPEPEMNNKNHINHDNHSHSYGNTLEVNGNKESSLPREDSFEMLKREFDTSTCLDYIRAGVEAIIEDEVTSRFEAEELKNWNLLTRTNRHYEFISWKLTVIWMFGFLMRYCFLLPLRILICFIGVMWLTACTAVVGYVPEGRFKRWLNHRVSIMCFSVLSSALSSVIHYHNTENRPLRGICVANHTSPIDVLVLMRDNSYSLIGQRHGGFLGILQRALARASPHIWFERSEVKDREAVTKRLKKHVSDPSNPPILIFPEGTCINNTSVMQFKKGSFEVGGVIYPVAIKYDPKFGDAFWNSSKYSMIQYLYMMMSSWAIVCDVWYLPPMYRQDGESAIDFANRVKAVIARQGGLVDLQWDGQLKRIKPKKAWREKQQEEFSKRIKFD, encoded by the exons ATGGCGTTATTGTGGTCGGTGGTGTCGGTGGGTTTCTCGCTGCTGTTGACgccgtttttgatgtttctACTGGCAGTCCTATTTTTGGCATCGATTGGAAAGTCACTAGGTGTCAGGAGGCTCTACGTTAAATTGTTGCTAGCAATTTTCGAG TTTGGaagacaaaatattgaaaaagtaaggaaaaacAACAGAAATTGGGAACCCGATGAAAGCGAGGATGAAAGCGGAGCCTCAGAAGATACTGGAAACGATACATCTGCTAATTTTCCCAGAAATTACAAAAAGTACAATGCGACGGAGAAGAAACAGAATGGAGTACTTGGAAATTCGGTGATCGCCAGGTCGAAAGACCTAATTATGGTTCCAGAACCAGaaatgaataacaaaaatcaCATCAATCATGATAATCACAGtcattcttatggaaatacaCTGGAAGTGAACGGTAACAAAGAG agTAGCTTACCTAGAGAAGACTCATTCGAGATGTTGAAACGAGAATTCGACACATCGACCTGTCTGGATTACATCAGGGCTGGCGTCGAAGCGATTATTGAAGATGAAGTAACGTCCAGGTTCGAGGCCGAAGAACTTAAG AATTGGAATCTCTTAACGAGAACCAATAGACACTACGAATTCATCTCTTGGAAGTTGACAGTCATATGGATGTTTGGCTTCCTGATGCGATACTGCTTCCTTCTCCCTTTAAGGATACTCATCTGTTTCATTGGG GTGATGTGGCTGACGGCGTGTACAGCGGTTGTGGGATATGTGCCAGAAGGTAGATTCAAAAGATGGCTGAACCACAGAGTATCAATAATGTGCTTCAGCGTACTATCCAGTGCGCTTTCCTCAGTTATCCACTACCACAACACTGAGAACCGACCACTGAGGGGTATTTGTGTCGCCAATCACACATCACCTATTGACGTGCTTGTTCTCATGCGCGATAACTCTTATTCTTTG ATAGGTCAACGACATGGCGGGTTTTTAGGGATTCTTCAACGTGCTCTTGCTCGAGCTTCCCCTCATATTTGGTTTGAAAGATCAGAAGTTAAAGACAGAGAAGCTGTTACAAAAAG gTTAAAGAAGCATGTCTCAGATCCTTCGAATCCACCGATATTGATATTTCCTGAAGGAACCTGTATTAATAACACTTCTGTAATGCAGTTCAAAAAAGGTAGCTTTGAAGTAGGAGGTGTAATATACCCTGTTGCCATAAAG tACGATCCAAAGTTTGGTGATGCTTTTTGGAACAGTAGCAAATATTCAATGATCCAGTATTTATACATGATGATGAGTAGCTGGGCGATAGTCTGTGATGTTTGGTACTTGCCACCCATGTACAGACAGGATGGAGAGAGTGCTATTGACTTTGCTAACAGAGTTAAAGCTGTAATCGCCAGGCAGGGCGGACTTGTCGATCTCCAATG GGATGGTCAGCTGAAAAGAATAAAGCCAAAGAAAGCATGGAGGGAAAAGCAGCAAGAAGAATTTAgtaaacgaataaaatttgattaa
- the LOC124411856 gene encoding glycerol-3-phosphate acyltransferase 3 isoform X4, with product MALLWSVVSVGFSLLLTPFLMFLLAVLFLASIGKSLGVRRLYVKLLLAIFEFGRQNIEKVRKNNRNWEPDESEDESGASEDTGNDTSANFPRNYKKYNATEKKQNGVLGNSVIARSKDLIMVPEPEMNNKNHINHDNHSHSYGNTLEVNGNKESSLPREDSFEMLKREFDTSTCLDYIRAGVEAIIEDEVTSRFEAEELKNWNLLTRTNRHYEFISWKLTVIWMFGFLMRYCFLLPLRILICFIGAVWLVATTFIVGFMPDGVIKRWLSEHASLIAFRIFVRSVSGVITVHNPEYMPKGGGVCVANHTSTIDVGILSAQTTFSLIGQRHGGFLGILQRALARASPHIWFERSEVKDREAVTKRLKKHVSDPSNPPILIFPEGTCINNTSVMQFKKGSFEVGGVIYPVAIKYDPKFGDAFWNSSKYSMIQYLYMMMSSWAIVCDVWYLPPMYRQDGESAIDFANRVKAVIARQGGLVDLQWDGQLKRIKPKKAWREKQQEEFSKRIKFD from the exons ATGGCGTTATTGTGGTCGGTGGTGTCGGTGGGTTTCTCGCTGCTGTTGACgccgtttttgatgtttctACTGGCAGTCCTATTTTTGGCATCGATTGGAAAGTCACTAGGTGTCAGGAGGCTCTACGTTAAATTGTTGCTAGCAATTTTCGAG TTTGGaagacaaaatattgaaaaagtaaggaaaaacAACAGAAATTGGGAACCCGATGAAAGCGAGGATGAAAGCGGAGCCTCAGAAGATACTGGAAACGATACATCTGCTAATTTTCCCAGAAATTACAAAAAGTACAATGCGACGGAGAAGAAACAGAATGGAGTACTTGGAAATTCGGTGATCGCCAGGTCGAAAGACCTAATTATGGTTCCAGAACCAGaaatgaataacaaaaatcaCATCAATCATGATAATCACAGtcattcttatggaaatacaCTGGAAGTGAACGGTAACAAAGAG agTAGCTTACCTAGAGAAGACTCATTCGAGATGTTGAAACGAGAATTCGACACATCGACCTGTCTGGATTACATCAGGGCTGGCGTCGAAGCGATTATTGAAGATGAAGTAACGTCCAGGTTCGAGGCCGAAGAACTTAAG AATTGGAATCTCTTAACGAGAACCAATAGACACTACGAATTCATCTCTTGGAAGTTGACAGTCATATGGATGTTTGGCTTCCTGATGCGATACTGCTTCCTTCTCCCTTTAAGGATACTCATCTGTTTCATTGGG GCAGTGTGGCTGGTAGCGACGACATTTATTGTTGGCTTTATGCCGGACGGAGTGATAAAACGTTGGCTAAGTGAACACGCTTCCTTGATAGCGTTCAGAATTTTTGTACGTTCTGTATCCGGCGTTATAACCGTACACAATCCAGAGTATATGCCGAAAGGAGGAGGAGTATGCGTTGCAAATCATACGTCAACGATAGATGTTGGAATATTGTCTGCTCAGACAACATTTTCGTTG ATAGGTCAACGACATGGCGGGTTTTTAGGGATTCTTCAACGTGCTCTTGCTCGAGCTTCCCCTCATATTTGGTTTGAAAGATCAGAAGTTAAAGACAGAGAAGCTGTTACAAAAAG gTTAAAGAAGCATGTCTCAGATCCTTCGAATCCACCGATATTGATATTTCCTGAAGGAACCTGTATTAATAACACTTCTGTAATGCAGTTCAAAAAAGGTAGCTTTGAAGTAGGAGGTGTAATATACCCTGTTGCCATAAAG tACGATCCAAAGTTTGGTGATGCTTTTTGGAACAGTAGCAAATATTCAATGATCCAGTATTTATACATGATGATGAGTAGCTGGGCGATAGTCTGTGATGTTTGGTACTTGCCACCCATGTACAGACAGGATGGAGAGAGTGCTATTGACTTTGCTAACAGAGTTAAAGCTGTAATCGCCAGGCAGGGCGGACTTGTCGATCTCCAATG GGATGGTCAGCTGAAAAGAATAAAGCCAAAGAAAGCATGGAGGGAAAAGCAGCAAGAAGAATTTAgtaaacgaataaaatttgattaa